One genomic segment of Mycolicibacterium gilvum includes these proteins:
- a CDS encoding alpha/beta fold hydrolase — MNLAYDDRGSGDPVLFIAGRGGAGRTWHLHQVPVFTRAGYRCVTFDNRGIGATENAEGFTTETMIGDTAALIEQLDLAPVRIVAVSMGSFIAQELMVARPELVHSAVLMATRGRHDRTREFFWRGEHALASSGLDLPPEFDAKVRLLESFSPKTLNDDNAVRDWIDMFTMWPQKPTPGIRTHLSISPQDNRLAAYQNVTTPALVIGFGDDVVLPPHLGREVANALPNGRFVEIPDTGHLGFIEKPEVVNTAILNFFADTL; from the coding sequence GTGAATTTGGCATACGACGACCGCGGCTCCGGGGATCCGGTCCTGTTCATCGCAGGTCGCGGCGGTGCGGGGCGCACCTGGCATCTGCATCAGGTGCCGGTCTTCACCCGGGCCGGTTACCGATGTGTGACGTTCGACAACCGTGGAATCGGCGCCACCGAGAATGCCGAGGGCTTCACGACCGAGACGATGATCGGTGACACCGCGGCGCTGATCGAGCAGCTCGACCTCGCGCCGGTGCGCATCGTCGCGGTGTCGATGGGCTCGTTCATCGCCCAGGAACTGATGGTGGCCCGCCCTGAACTGGTGCACTCGGCGGTCCTGATGGCGACCCGCGGGCGACATGACCGCACCCGCGAGTTCTTCTGGCGGGGCGAGCACGCGCTGGCTTCCTCCGGCCTCGATCTTCCACCCGAATTCGACGCCAAAGTCCGCCTCCTGGAGAGCTTTTCACCCAAGACGCTGAACGACGACAACGCGGTCCGGGACTGGATCGACATGTTCACGATGTGGCCGCAGAAGCCGACGCCGGGCATCCGCACGCATCTGTCCATCTCACCGCAGGACAACAGGCTGGCGGCCTACCAGAACGTCACCACACCGGCGCTGGTGATCGGGTTCGGCGACGACGTGGTGCTGCCGCCGCACCTGGGCCGGGAGGTCGCCAACGCACTGCCCAACGGGCGGTTCGTGGAGATCCCGGACACCGGGCATCTGGGCTTCATCGAGAAGCCCGAGGTCGTCAACACCGCGATCCTCAATTTCTTCGCCGATACCCTGTAA
- the menD gene encoding 2-succinyl-5-enolpyruvyl-6-hydroxy-3-cyclohexene-1-carboxylic-acid synthase, with translation MNPSTAQARVVVDELVRGGVRDVVLCPGSRNAPLAFALHDADRAGRLRLHVRIDERTAGFLAIGLAVAERAPVCVAMTSGTAVANLGPAVVEANYARVPLIVLTANRPYELLGTGANQTFEQLGYFGTQVRESISLGLAGDHADMGSLNAQWRSATCRVLVAAKGSRSANAGPVQFDIPLREPLVPDADDGSAYAPEGRPGGKEWTYTPAVTFDQPLEIDLTPDTVVIAGHGAGVHPNLAHLPTVAEPTAPYAQTPLHPLALSLIRPRQVIMLGRPTLHRPVSTLLADPAVPVFALTTGPRWPDVSGNSQATGTRAVTSGAASPEWLRRCAEVNRHAVEAVRGQLAAHPLTTGLHVAAVVADAVGPGDQLVLGASNPVRDIALVGFNTADVKVRSNRGVAGIDGTVSTAIGAALAHERATGGRTVALIGDLTFVHDSSGLLVGPTEPTPRKLTIVVSNDNGGGIFELLEQGDPRFSDVSSRIFGTPHDVDVGALCRAYHVESTQIEAGELATALAEDFDGMRVLEVKADRSSLRALHASIKASL, from the coding sequence GTGAATCCCTCGACGGCGCAGGCCCGCGTGGTCGTCGACGAACTCGTCCGCGGCGGCGTGCGCGACGTGGTGCTGTGCCCCGGGTCGCGCAACGCGCCGCTGGCCTTCGCGCTGCACGACGCCGACCGCGCCGGACGGCTGCGCCTGCACGTGCGCATCGACGAGCGCACCGCGGGCTTCCTCGCGATCGGTCTCGCGGTCGCTGAGCGGGCGCCGGTCTGCGTGGCGATGACGTCGGGCACGGCGGTGGCCAACCTCGGCCCCGCGGTGGTGGAGGCCAACTACGCGCGGGTGCCGTTGATCGTGCTGACCGCCAACCGGCCCTACGAGCTGCTGGGCACCGGCGCCAACCAGACTTTCGAGCAGCTCGGCTATTTCGGCACCCAGGTGCGGGAGAGCATCAGCCTCGGCCTGGCCGGGGATCACGCCGACATGGGCTCGCTGAACGCGCAGTGGCGTTCGGCAACGTGCCGGGTTCTGGTGGCCGCCAAGGGTTCTCGTTCGGCCAACGCCGGGCCGGTGCAGTTCGACATCCCGCTGCGGGAGCCGCTGGTGCCCGACGCCGACGACGGTTCGGCGTATGCGCCCGAGGGACGTCCCGGCGGCAAGGAGTGGACGTACACGCCGGCGGTGACGTTCGATCAGCCGCTGGAGATCGACCTCACCCCCGACACCGTGGTCATCGCCGGCCACGGCGCCGGGGTGCATCCGAACCTCGCGCACCTGCCGACGGTCGCCGAGCCGACCGCCCCCTACGCCCAGACGCCGTTGCATCCGTTGGCGCTCAGCCTGATTCGGCCCCGTCAGGTCATCATGCTGGGCCGGCCCACGCTGCACCGGCCGGTGTCGACGCTGCTCGCCGATCCGGCGGTCCCGGTGTTCGCGCTGACGACGGGTCCGCGCTGGCCCGACGTGTCGGGCAACTCGCAGGCGACCGGCACCAGGGCCGTCACCTCCGGTGCCGCGTCGCCGGAGTGGTTGCGTCGCTGCGCGGAGGTGAACCGGCACGCCGTGGAGGCGGTCCGCGGCCAGCTCGCGGCGCATCCGCTGACGACCGGTCTGCATGTCGCGGCGGTCGTCGCCGACGCGGTGGGCCCCGGTGACCAGTTGGTGCTGGGGGCGTCGAATCCGGTGCGCGACATCGCCCTGGTCGGCTTCAACACCGCGGATGTCAAGGTCCGGTCCAACCGTGGGGTCGCCGGCATCGACGGGACGGTGTCGACGGCCATCGGCGCCGCGCTGGCCCACGAGCGCGCCACCGGCGGTCGCACGGTCGCGCTGATCGGGGACCTGACGTTCGTGCACGACAGCTCGGGGCTGCTGGTGGGGCCGACGGAGCCGACGCCGCGCAAGCTCACCATCGTGGTGTCCAACGACAACGGCGGCGGAATCTTCGAGCTGCTTGAGCAGGGCGACCCGCGGTTCTCCGATGTGTCGTCACGGATTTTCGGCACCCCGCACGACGTCGACGTCGGAGCGCTGTGCCGGGCCTATCACGTCGAGAGCACACAGATCGAGGCCGGTGAGCTCGCGACGGCCCTCGCCGAGGATTTCGACGGTATGCGGGTGCTGGAGGTCAAGGCCGACCGGTCGTCGCTGCGGGCGCTGCACGCGTCGATCAAGGCGAGCCTGTGA
- a CDS encoding DUF3592 domain-containing protein, with protein sequence MTATDVLDRGRARWRAVRPYLTAFLFGAGGDTRRATVFRRIRIGIIVLACLVTLQSVLLVLGAWRNDRQIERHLGVAEATVLDAGPRRSTIEFVTPDRITYRPELGVLYPSELENGMRIYVEYDVNNPDLVRVQHRNAALAIIPAGSIAVVGWLVAAAALGATALIERRTQRPVSA encoded by the coding sequence GTGACGGCAACCGACGTGCTGGACCGCGGCAGGGCCCGGTGGCGCGCGGTGCGTCCGTACCTGACCGCGTTCCTGTTCGGCGCGGGCGGAGATACCCGCCGCGCCACGGTGTTCCGCCGCATCAGGATCGGCATCATCGTGCTGGCGTGCCTGGTGACGCTGCAGTCGGTGCTGCTGGTCCTGGGTGCGTGGCGCAACGACCGGCAGATCGAGCGTCATCTCGGTGTCGCCGAGGCGACGGTGCTCGATGCCGGTCCGCGACGGTCCACCATCGAGTTCGTCACCCCCGACCGGATCACCTATCGGCCCGAGCTCGGGGTGCTGTACCCGTCGGAGCTCGAGAACGGCATGCGCATCTACGTCGAATACGACGTGAACAACCCGGATCTGGTGCGTGTGCAGCACCGCAACGCGGCGCTGGCGATCATTCCGGCGGGGTCGATCGCGGTGGTCGGGTGGTTAGTCGCCGCGGCGGCACTGGGCGCGACCGCGCTGATCGAGCGGCGCACGCAGCGTCCTGTGTCCGCCTAG
- a CDS encoding DsbA family protein gives MRFSRPLALIAALGLLVGPGCSRAVTGTPRADPAPVPLAVAEDGFGVVAGFDTAPAKIEIYTEPQCTHCGDLQREYGDELAYHITVGDLQVVYRPLTFLDDSYDGYSATVANALFAATEAKGEFPANGTQFQRFVEQLWVNQDPGGQPFAADELRRMADDAGLPGPVADRVAGGSEAVDLVDMEDHNFEMLFEVDQITTGTPTVYDLNAAEKLDIADSSWLADLVKS, from the coding sequence ATGCGTTTCTCTCGTCCGCTGGCCCTGATCGCCGCGCTCGGACTGCTGGTCGGACCGGGCTGCTCCAGGGCCGTCACCGGCACCCCGCGCGCAGATCCGGCGCCGGTCCCGCTGGCTGTGGCCGAGGACGGCTTCGGTGTCGTCGCCGGGTTCGACACCGCACCCGCCAAGATCGAGATCTACACCGAACCGCAGTGCACGCATTGCGGTGACCTGCAGCGCGAATACGGCGACGAGCTGGCCTACCACATCACCGTCGGCGACCTCCAGGTCGTGTACCGTCCGCTGACCTTCCTGGACGACTCCTACGACGGGTACTCGGCCACCGTGGCCAACGCGTTGTTCGCAGCCACCGAGGCCAAGGGCGAGTTCCCCGCGAACGGGACACAGTTCCAGCGGTTCGTCGAACAACTCTGGGTCAATCAGGACCCGGGCGGCCAGCCGTTCGCCGCCGACGAACTACGCCGCATGGCCGACGACGCCGGTCTGCCCGGCCCCGTCGCCGACCGTGTCGCCGGCGGATCGGAGGCCGTCGACCTGGTCGACATGGAGGACCACAACTTCGAGATGCTGTTCGAGGTCGACCAGATCACCACCGGCACCCCCACGGTGTACGACCTCAACGCCGCCGAGAAGCTCGACATCGCCGACAGCAGCTGGCTCGCCGACCTGGTGAAGTCCTAG
- a CDS encoding glycosyltransferase family 4 protein, with translation MRVAIVAESFLPNVNGVTNSVLRVIEHLRRTGHEALVIAPDTPRGEPPADRVYDGVRVHRVPSAMFPKVTSLPLGVPRPRMVGVLRGFDPDVVHLASPALLGWGGVHAARHLGVPTVAVFQTDVAGFAQSYGIGMMSRASWAWTRRLHSKADRTLAPSTSAMENLAAHGIPRVHKWARGVDVTGFAPSARDQRLRQSWSPQGKPIVGFVGRLAPEKHVERLAPLHARDDIQLVIVGDGVDRARLESAFPRAVFTGALYGPELAAAYASMDVFVHGGEHETFCQAVQEAMASGLPVIAPDAGGPRDLVAPYRSGLLLPVAEFEDRLSESVDHLVVERRRYSQAARRSVLGRTWPVICDELVGHYEAVVGARALRAA, from the coding sequence GTGCGCGTTGCAATCGTCGCAGAATCGTTCCTCCCGAATGTCAACGGTGTCACCAACTCGGTGCTGCGGGTCATCGAGCATCTCCGCCGCACCGGACACGAAGCGCTCGTCATCGCGCCGGACACCCCGCGCGGTGAGCCGCCCGCGGACAGGGTGTACGACGGGGTGCGGGTGCACCGGGTGCCGTCGGCGATGTTCCCGAAGGTCACCTCGCTGCCGCTGGGTGTCCCGCGGCCCCGGATGGTCGGTGTGCTGCGTGGTTTCGATCCCGACGTGGTGCACCTGGCCTCGCCGGCGTTGCTCGGCTGGGGCGGGGTGCACGCCGCGCGTCACCTCGGCGTCCCGACCGTCGCGGTGTTCCAGACCGACGTGGCCGGATTCGCGCAGAGCTACGGCATCGGCATGATGTCCCGCGCGTCCTGGGCCTGGACTCGGCGGCTGCACAGCAAGGCCGACCGCACTCTGGCGCCTTCCACCTCGGCCATGGAAAACCTTGCTGCTCATGGAATCCCGCGCGTGCACAAGTGGGCGCGCGGGGTGGACGTGACGGGCTTCGCGCCGTCTGCGCGCGACCAGCGGCTCCGGCAGTCGTGGTCGCCGCAGGGTAAGCCGATCGTCGGTTTCGTCGGGCGGCTGGCGCCGGAGAAGCATGTCGAACGGCTGGCGCCGCTGCATGCCCGAGACGACATCCAGCTCGTCATCGTCGGCGATGGCGTCGACCGGGCCCGTCTCGAATCCGCGTTTCCCCGTGCGGTTTTCACCGGCGCCCTGTACGGTCCGGAACTCGCGGCGGCCTACGCCAGCATGGACGTGTTCGTCCACGGCGGGGAGCACGAAACGTTCTGTCAGGCCGTCCAGGAGGCGATGGCGTCGGGTCTGCCGGTCATCGCCCCGGACGCGGGCGGCCCCCGCGACCTCGTCGCGCCGTACCGCAGCGGGCTGCTGCTCCCGGTCGCCGAATTCGAGGACAGGCTCTCGGAGTCCGTCGACCATCTCGTCGTCGAGCGTCGCCGCTATTCGCAGGCGGCGCGCCGGAGTGTGCTGGGTCGGACGTGGCCGGTGATCTGCGACGAGCTGGTCGGGCATTACGAGGCCGTGGTCGGTGCCCGTGCGCTGCGCGCGGCGTAG
- a CDS encoding class I SAM-dependent methyltransferase has translation MLAGVSETALLTLNGRAYQARHPNAILDDPMAIRVVDSIDFDFDKFGRRKGQEMALRSLAFDRAATAYLAKHPKATVVALAEGLQTSFWRLDAALPTAEFRWLTVDFEPIIELRRRLLPESARITTLAQSALDYSWMDAVDTTHGVFITAEGLLMYLQPEESMGLITECAARFPGAQMIFDLPPVMVKKFAPKGVRSSSRYRVPPMPFSLSAAELADLVHTVPGVRAVHDLPMPQGRGFFFEKVFPAFWGLKATKNYRGAYTLLEFG, from the coding sequence ATGCTGGCAGGCGTCTCCGAAACCGCCCTGCTGACGCTGAACGGTCGTGCCTACCAGGCACGCCACCCGAACGCGATCCTCGACGATCCGATGGCGATCCGGGTCGTCGACTCCATCGATTTCGACTTCGACAAGTTCGGCCGGCGCAAGGGTCAGGAGATGGCGTTGCGGTCGCTGGCCTTCGACCGTGCCGCCACGGCGTATCTGGCGAAGCATCCGAAAGCGACTGTCGTCGCGCTCGCCGAAGGTCTGCAGACCTCGTTCTGGCGGCTCGACGCCGCGCTGCCGACAGCGGAATTCCGTTGGCTGACCGTCGACTTCGAACCGATCATCGAACTGAGGCGACGACTGCTGCCGGAGTCTGCGCGCATCACCACGCTGGCGCAGTCGGCGCTGGACTACAGCTGGATGGACGCCGTCGACACCACGCACGGGGTGTTCATCACCGCCGAGGGTCTGCTGATGTATCTGCAGCCCGAGGAGTCGATGGGCCTGATCACCGAGTGCGCGGCGCGGTTCCCCGGCGCGCAGATGATCTTCGATCTGCCGCCGGTGATGGTGAAGAAGTTCGCGCCGAAGGGGGTGCGCTCGTCGTCGCGCTACCGGGTGCCTCCGATGCCGTTCAGCCTGTCGGCGGCAGAACTGGCCGACCTGGTGCACACCGTGCCCGGCGTCCGCGCCGTGCACGACCTGCCGATGCCGCAGGGCCGCGGCTTCTTCTTCGAGAAGGTGTTCCCGGCGTTCTGGGGATTGAAGGCGACGAAGAACTACCGCGGCGCCTACACGCTGCTGGAGTTCGGCTGA